The window CCGCGACCCCCTCCTGCGGCTCCTCCTTCTTCGCGGGCGCGCCCCTCAGCCGCCCGACCTGGACGGCGAGCACGGCGAACGACAGTGCGTCGAGGCCGATGAGCCAGGCGGGACTGATCACCGCCGCCAGGAACCCGGCGAGGGCGGGTCCGATGACGATGGACGCCGAGACGCTGGAACTGACCAGCGCGTTGGCGGCCAGCCGCTGGTCGGGGGGAAGGATTCCGGCGAGCAGCGAGTACTTCCCCGCGTTCCCCCAGGCGTGCAGTACGGACGAGCCCGCGAGCAGAGCCACGTACAGCACCGGGTGCAGCACCCCGGTGACCCAGGCCAGCGGTATGCAGCCGAGGAGGACCGCGCGGATCCGGCTGTCGGCCACCAGCAGGCGGCCGGCCGGAAGCCGGCGCAGCCACCGGCCGAAGAGCAGGGCCCCGGCGGCTCCCGGGAGCGCGTACGCGGCGAGCGCGGCTCCCAGGAGCATCCCGGACTGCCCCGGCGGCGCGATCTCGATGGCGAGCCACGCGACCGCGACCACGCTCATCCCGTCACCGAGATCGGACGCCGCCAGTGCGGGCAGCAGCCGCCGGAAGTCGGCGTGCGCGAAGAGCGGCCGATAGGCCGGGGGGAGGAGGCGAGTTGTCCGTGCGGCAGTCACCGGGTCAGACTCGTGGTTCAAGCGCACTTGAGGTCAAGGGGGAGTGACGCGTGCGACAGCTCGGTATCGGTGAGCTCGCCCGGCAGGTCGGGATGAGACCCTCCGCCCTGCGCTACTACGAGAGTGTCGGCCTGCTGCCGGCCGCCGAACGG is drawn from Streptomyces sp. NBC_01232 and contains these coding sequences:
- a CDS encoding MFS transporter, with translation MTAARTTRLLPPAYRPLFAHADFRRLLPALAASDLGDGMSVVAVAWLAIEIAPPGQSGMLLGAALAAYALPGAAGALLFGRWLRRLPAGRLLVADSRIRAVLLGCIPLAWVTGVLHPVLYVALLAGSSVLHAWGNAGKYSLLAGILPPDQRLAANALVSSSVSASIVIGPALAGFLAAVISPAWLIGLDALSFAVLAVQVGRLRGAPAKKEEPQEGVAADGADRSAAGLRLLRKQPELLGVLALTWFFNFLYGPAEVALPLHVTDDLHAGAGLLGLYWALFGAGAVLGGLAAGALRRFPLWPVTLGIVAGWGLALVPFGLGASAPVTLACFTFGGLIYGPFTALSYTLFQERTPAAWLTTVLAARSAALLTAGPVGTALGGPLIALLGPRQVLAASGVATVVLAVVGAAFRAWGQRRVRVPSSG